A window of Daucus carota subsp. sativus chromosome 2, DH1 v3.0, whole genome shotgun sequence genomic DNA:
TAATAGTATGATACATTGTTGCTAGTGTAATGAAAGGACAGGTTGCTGCATAAACTGTAATGTCATTTTGGATATTACATTTTGCAAGAAATAAGTGTTGATTGCCTTTATATACTAAGCCTTAAAAGCTTTAAAAGCAGAATCCTCGATTATCTTTAAAGAAATTCCGTTTGAGCTGACATTGATACGTAACTTTTAAATTGGTTATTTTTAAGAGCATATACGTAAGGAACACATTTTGTTATTCAGGGAAAGTTAGTTTAAATTTCGAGCTTCATGCGGGTCAGCTATAATCTTTTCTCATCCTTTTGTTGTACTCTTTTTTGGAATATCATATACATCTCTGTAAGCAGGAACATTCGGGAAATCTTAATGGAGCTGTTAATGCACATTTTAGCAAAGGGGGTAGAAATATGTAAGTGTTCTTCCACGTGGCTTAATATATTGGAGTTTCATTGTCTTCAGGTTTTTGCAATTTTCATTTAGAATAATCTAAAAATTTCTGTTGTCATTGTATAATTTACTAAATGTGTTCAACACTAGTGTATCATCCATTGCTGAAGCTGAAGTCGATTTAATGGACATCGATGATCCAATTCAAGATGAATCTTTTCCAGTATTTCCTTCTGCTAGAACTATGAATCCATTTTCACTCCACAAGTCTGACTTCGATGATATCAGATGTTTCTGTTACTTTCTTCCTCCACAGGACCATGtagattttaatatatgttcatTGAATAAACCTTCGGAAAATCCCTCAAAAGAATAATTCAATGCTCCCTTCGTTTGAACTTGAAGATGGAAAAGAACTACTAATTAATTTGTTTGAGAAttaaatttagttaattatGTCTCGATTTCTTTTACTAACCAATGCACTGTAAGTCAACATGTATATCTCTGAGTGTGTTTTCTCTTTTCACCGTGGTCTTGTATTGGATGAAAAGGACATGATTCTTTCTCTTCTCATGAGCAGGTGAGTTCATATCCTAGGCGAGCTTTTGAGCTTTTGGTGATGAAGCGAGAGATTTGACTTTTAATGAACTTGGTCTGACCAGCAGGGAAGAAGCCTTGTTTCTCGAGTTGATTACGGTAAAATTATTTGGATCTCACCGGGTTACACAAGCACACTCCATGTGGTAAAGGTTTCCTAGAGTTAGCTCTGGGCCTCTGGTGAATAAGTTGTTATTTAAGTGAAACTGATGGCTAGTTAATTAGTTATTCATCAAGGCAGTAATGCTAATAGAGTATGATTTATGGAGATTATTACATTGGATGTGACGGAAAGTAAAGCAATACACAGGGAGTTTGTTATTCATCACCGCTTATGCCGGTTTGATATTGCTCTTGCATACATTAACCAgagttttttgtttcttaaaaaTGCTTTGTAAATCTATTAAGTAAACTGTTTTTTTgggaaaattgttttttttttgttttggttttttgGGAAATTGTCAAAACTTTCGATATCAAACctcaacaaatatatattatcttaaaatatacaaatatcaaaaatattataaatgatttctTAAAGAGGCTATTTACAACATCACTCCAATGCTTATTTTTAgtcttatatttatttttatttttcatatttttggttGGTTCAATAGCTTTTTTAAGTAAACAATTTTTGACATTACTTTCACacttatttttaatgttttttgtcAGTTTGATAGTTTGATTTTAGTAATGAATATTTCTTCTcatagttttatttatttgtatctttATGTGCTTTAAACTTTACTTCTATTAGataattaaaatcttattttcacaaaaatataatacttaacaattttaatttgaatcaaaatgtttaaaaatatgtatattatgttAATTTAAACCAGTCCCAATAAATATAGGAACTATTAAGATTAAAAAACACTTAATCATCAgaatttataacatataaattgaagtaaataattaatcaatttttggAAAATTCAAGAAATTGATGATAATTGGATAAGTACATGACATCAAGGGAGGGGTAAGTATCGGAAAGTCAAGTGAGGGGTAAGTACTGAGGGGTAAATACAGGAAAGACTAAATTCGTGATAtcgaaaaatatcaaaacataattgtagttattttcttattataattttattggaGTGATTAAagatatgataaaaattatgGTGAAGAATGTTATAGGAAAGAATATTAGCGAACTATATTTacattttgataaaaataataaaaaaagtgcTCAGATATGACATTATATTGAAgtgaaaaatcaattttttttataacaaaaatgacaaaattacaattaaatattatcaattTTGGACACACCTGTGAAATTAAGTGAATCCATCAAACATTTATatcttaatatataattataacaataattgtaaaaaattaaattttgttataatatttacAATATTCACCTCTTTGCTTGATGCTTTTTAACTGATTTTCTTAAACCCCAACCAGAAGAGCAAAAAAATAGTATTATTTCTTCACTGTGGACGTAATCCGTACAAATACAACTTCTCATGCTGCAACGGTAGGATTTCTATCAACGGTCATATCCCCATCAATCTCACCCGTCAATTTTTTCATCCAACGGACACAAATCAACCCTGAGCCATCAATCTGTAAATGGAAATAATGTATACCATCCTAAAAAGTACAAACTTTACATCACTTCGTAACACCCCTtcaatcttcttcattaaacTTACAAAGATTCGATCTTTACTATTAATCGGCTCTTTTGGGTACCTGGGTTTTGTTTTCTTGATGATCATTGTTGAAAGATTGAATCTTTGTTTGTAATTCGCGTTTTTGGGTACTTGGGTTGTGTTTTCTTGATGATCATTGTGGTTCTTTTCATGCTTTTTTGATTGAGATTGAGTATCAAGCTTGTAATGGACTTGTTTCAGGTTTCAAAAGCGGAAATGGATCATTCATCTTCATCGGTTTCACACTTCTTCAGCTACCAATTTGAGATGGAGTTCAATGCTTGGTGCGAGTTTCATTCAGCTGACAAATCAAGGTTCTTTCTAGTTAATATTCACTGAATCTTTTAGAATCCGATGGTCATTTTTCGGTAGGTTTGTTTTCTTATAATTGTCTTAAATTCTTTAATTCTTTGTAGTGCCTAATTCTCTAATTGCATTCCATTCTTTACTGCACATATCATTATTTCTATTGACAATTTGACATAAGACACACAAAGCTGAAATTTTTTCACTGATTTTATTTGTTATCTTGACATCGGATTCTTGATTCTTTCGTTGAACACACACACTCTCACAGTTTGTTTCTCTTGCAAGATTACATTTTATAGAACTATATATTGCACATCATTATTTATACATTGACATAGCAACACGAAGCTTGTCATTTCCTTTCAATGAGCACACAGAGATTGGAGTTGCCATGTAGTTTCACGCGAAAAGAGACCTCAAGATCACAATCCATAAGGCCTGTTGTTAACCTTTCAATCGAGAAGCCAGCGGAAGCCAGGACAAGTAGTTGTTCTCTCAGGAAAAGTATTAGTCTTCCACCCTTGACAAGCACAGGTCCAGTTGTATTTCATGATAGTAAATTAGAGAAGAAGGATGAATTCCGGGATAAAAGCAAGAACAGATTGAAGAGGTTTGTGGATGAGAATTTCTTTGATAAGGATGATTCTTGTATTAGTAGAGCTAAGAAGATAAGGGGTAGCAGAAAGTATGATGATTCTTTAGAAGGGGGTGAAAAATTATGCTTAGATCAGCTTTGGTTTCGTCAGAGCTTCGAGGTCCCGACGTCTGTGTCACAGTTTTCCGGCCTTAATCCACAACAATCCCCTTTCTCTCTTCTATGTTCAGAGGAGGAGGAAACATGTTTTGCCCCGAGCAAGGTGACTGCTACAACTTCTCCTTTGCCAAACAATCCTTGGGCCAACTCAGTTGTAACTGAATTTCCCAAGCTCGGCGAGAGGAATGTTGAGCCAAGCCAAGCAATAGCGAAGGAGGCATCCGAATCAAGTACATCCTCAGGGAGTGACAACAATTTAGAGAATAGGCTGCATGAAGACGCCAATGAACATGAGATAGGTAATGGGTCTAGCCCAAATAACCCTAATGGAAGTACTGGTTTTGTAGCAGGGAGTAGTGATGACAATGGGGACCATGATGGGTTTGAGCTTGTTAGCTTACTCATAGCCTGTATCAACGCAATAGACTTGAAGAACATCGAAGGAGTTAATCATTTTATAGCTAAGTTAGGGGAACTAGCTTCTCCACGAGGATCTTCTTTAAGTCGTCTCACAGCTTATTTTACCGAGGCCTTGGCCTTGCGAGTTGCAAGGGTTTGGCCTCATATCTTTTACATTAATACACTGTGTGAGCTTAATTCGGCCGAGGAGGAAAGTGGCACTGCACTAAGGCTTTTGAACCAGATTAGCCCGATTCCACAGTTCATTCATTTCACAGCGAATGAGGTTCTGCTTAGAGGGTTTGAAGGGAAGGACAGGGTTCATATAATAGATTTTGACATTAAACAAGGACTTCAGTGGCCTAGCTTCTTTCAGAGCTTGGCCTATCGGAATAACCCCCCAAGTCATGTTAGGATCACCGGCATTGGTGAATCCAAGCAAGATCTTATCGAAACAGGTGAGAGGCTAGCTGGATTTGCCAGAGCATTAAACCTACAGTTCGAGTTCCATCCAGTTGTTGACAGATTAGAAGATGTCAGATTGTGGATGCTCCATGTCAAGGAAGGAGAATGTGTGGCTGTAAATTGTATATTCCAACTGCACAAGATGCTCTATGATGGCAGCGGAGGGATACTTATGGATTTCATGGGATTACTTCGCAGCACTAACCCCACAGTCGTTGTCATGGCTGAACAAGAAGCAGACCACAATTGCCACAGATTAGAATCCAGATTTTACAACTCACTGAAATATTACGGTGCCATTTTTGACTCTCTTGACCTTTGCCTTCCACAAGACAGCTTGGCCAGGATCAAAATCGAGGAGATGTTTGCACGCGaaatcaaaaacattatttCTTGTGAAGGCCGCGACAGATTGGAGAGGCATGAAAATTTTGGGAAGTGGAGGAAGTTGATGGAGACGGGAGGGTTTCGTAACATAGGAATCACTGATAGAGAATTTCTTCAGAGTCGAATGCTGCTGAAAATGTACTCTTTTGATAATTTTAGAGTGGAAAAGCAGCAAGGCCATCTTGATGGCTGTAGTGCACTTACTCTAAACTGGTCTGATCAACCCCTTTACACAGTTTCAGCATGGGCGCCTCTTGATATTGCAGGAAGCTCCGCATCTCACTCACAACCAAGTTAATTTGATTAACATCATCGTCTTCATCATCACATTTTTATTCACACAGTTATAGAAAATTCTTTGTAGGCACAGAAATCcgttatcattttttttattcttttgtcGCAGATAAGATATGTCCTGAGATTTAGAATATTATAGTAAAGGCTTTGGCTCTATGGTTCAGTTCAAATTCTAGCTTCCGGGAGTCTCTAAATATATCTCCAAAATTCATGTTTATTCTTTGATTTACTCCATGTAAATTCTTTGATTTACTCCTCATGTTTCTTTTGTTGCCGGATATAATTTTTCTGCAATCCACGGAGCTCAACCGGACGCGTTtgtctaattaaaaaaaaaaattactcattatttagagagagaaaacttaaaaatattatttgaagtGTATCAACAAgcttattattaatt
This region includes:
- the LOC108205803 gene encoding scarecrow-like protein 28 gives rise to the protein MSTQRLELPCSFTRKETSRSQSIRPVVNLSIEKPAEARTSSCSLRKSISLPPLTSTGPVVFHDSKLEKKDEFRDKSKNRLKRFVDENFFDKDDSCISRAKKIRGSRKYDDSLEGGEKLCLDQLWFRQSFEVPTSVSQFSGLNPQQSPFSLLCSEEEETCFAPSKVTATTSPLPNNPWANSVVTEFPKLGERNVEPSQAIAKEASESSTSSGSDNNLENRLHEDANEHEIGNGSSPNNPNGSTGFVAGSSDDNGDHDGFELVSLLIACINAIDLKNIEGVNHFIAKLGELASPRGSSLSRLTAYFTEALALRVARVWPHIFYINTLCELNSAEEESGTALRLLNQISPIPQFIHFTANEVLLRGFEGKDRVHIIDFDIKQGLQWPSFFQSLAYRNNPPSHVRITGIGESKQDLIETGERLAGFARALNLQFEFHPVVDRLEDVRLWMLHVKEGECVAVNCIFQLHKMLYDGSGGILMDFMGLLRSTNPTVVVMAEQEADHNCHRLESRFYNSLKYYGAIFDSLDLCLPQDSLARIKIEEMFAREIKNIISCEGRDRLERHENFGKWRKLMETGGFRNIGITDREFLQSRMLLKMYSFDNFRVEKQQGHLDGCSALTLNWSDQPLYTVSAWAPLDIAGSSASHSQPS